cagctgTTTCAGCCAGCGCAAGTGAAGTATCAGACATGAGGAAAGCATCCACCAGAAAACTTCACTTCCCACTGCAATTTGATTAAGGCCACATAATATGCTACCCATATAagtgcaataataataatattaataataataataataataataaattattgttgTAAACCAATATATTTTGGGAGGTTTGTTATTCTGTAATGATTAAGTGAGACAACATGAAAACCAGAGTCTGGTCACTGCATCCGGGTGTATATATTGTTCTTGTTATAATAACAAATTTTATCCTCCCTAgtctaaaatggtgacaattcatTATGAAACATGCCCCAGGCTTCTACCCACATAAATTGGAAAAATCTTGAAATTGTTtggataataaaaaaaattgggggCATTTTTTTCGTTCTTCAAATAGTCCTTGGATTACAATTTTTTAAGTGCACTCTGGCTGGGGGGCTCAGTTaattggaacatcatcctgtacaccaaacgGCTGCAGGCTcagctcccagtcagggcacatatgggaggcaaccaattgatgtttctctctctctctctctctctctctctttctctctctctgtcaaaatcaataaaaatatatcctcagtgagggttaaaagaaattttaagtgCTAGCcttgtcattttctttattttccccagTGTATCTTACACAAAACCAGGCACAGTgtcaatataaattaaaaattcttaGCATAAAGGAAGAATTAAGACTTTTCACCTGATTTTCCTCAAAATACAAAGTTTCTTCATTAAATCACCAATTATAGCACTAGAGAGATGCCTAAAGTCTTAGTTTAGCTATCTGAAATTGGGGAAGGATTTTGCTTCAGAGTTTCTAACATATCCTAAGCACTACATCATAAGAATATGGTTCCAAAGTCTTCTCAGATATTTCTTGAGCTTGTCAGTCACTCCTTATATCAGAGAAATGTTTATCCACTTTGATACCCTGATCCTCCCACAATTTTCTCACACCCCTCTTGGTGACAACCATATactcttttttccctctcttttcccctctaaAGCAAGAAGCAAATCTTGTTGTGTTTTCAGGAGTTTTAATGACCGAGTCTGGGGGATAGGGTGAGAACCCATGTTGTCAGTGAGCTCTGGGAGCCACAGAGTCACTTAGGTGGAGGGATCTCCGTGACAACGGGGAGTCCGGTCGCATCCTTCTCTAAGTGACAGTCACTGAGGTCAGGGACACATCTCTCCACACCTGGATCATCTTCACAGATCCTGGGTCAATTCGATGGGGAAAAGTGTAACATTGGTGACCATTCACTGTTACCTGGAAGAGAATGTGTGTCAGCAACATAGCATGCCACCAAACAACCTTGccgtcttcctttccttttctatcCTATACACACACCATCCACCAGAAAGTCCTAGTCACACTCAAAACCCAGCGGACATGCTTCTTTTTATAGCCTACCTTTTGTGACAATTTCAGACAGTTAttcaccctattttctgtgtttcTCTCATTCTTCCATAGATGTTAGCACATTATGTAGCCCTGTCTATGTCTGCCTGGGCTTTCCTCTGGCCAGGAACTGTTTCATGAATCGTGAGTCTGGGTCTTGCATAGAGTATCATAGGCTaatttagtggttctcaaccttggctgcacattagaatcacctgggaatctttttaaaaatcctgatttctgggcctcatcctccagaaattgtgtttctttgttactaatgttgtggccccaccccaaacagaatttccggatgatgaggcccagaaatcaggattttaaaaagattcccaggtgattctaatgtgcagccaaggttgagaaccactgggctaattGGTCATTAAGTGTTTACTGAGCACATTCGTTTTAGCTCTGCTAAATGTTACTGTCGTTTACTCCTGATGGGTGgtaaaagtaaagaataaaacttttttttcctattttctatagagcgagggtggaaggaaggaggaaaggaagagagagagagagagaaaagtagaaaggagagagagacagagagagagagagacagagagagagagagagagagagagagagagagagagagagagagagagagaaatgtgaaactcaattggttgcctcctaatGTGCCTCgatggggctggggattgaacctgtaacccagataCGTGCCATTGACTGAGAATCTAACCTGCGACCCTCtagtgtgcaggccaatgctttaaccactgaaccaaaacTTGAATGTTCCTGAAGAGGAGGAATAGTACATATGATTAAAATGAGGCTATTTTTATTCAGCTTATAAGCAATGGAACAATGCCTCACTCAACCATAGGACATGAAATCTTTTTGCTTCTCCAATGATAGAAGGTTTAAACATACACTTCATTGATGTGGCTATGGAGAAAAAGTGGACTTTTTAggtcttaatttttcaaatttaaaatgcaGACCCTCTTTGAACCAGTTATTCAATTCCTCTGAAATTATCCTCCCTTATAAGAATAGGGAGGTTGATCATGACAAAAATTGGTATAGAATGAAGCATCATTCATAAGAGCAAAATATGGAAACTACCTAAATGTGCATGAATAAGAGCCACGTTAAATTATTCTGAAAATGCTTCTATTGAAATATTATGTAAACATTAAATATTGTTGGGGCATCACAATTAGAATGATGTTAGCTTCTCTAACATACATTGTTTGACAACAAGTAAAATCTAGTCATCAATGTGTGATTTCTAGAGAAACTTACAACATCTTcgtttaaaataaaagcagatagAGATAagtgatagatagatacatagactTGAACAAGCTTATAGTATCTCTGGAAGGAGCATAAAGGAGTTAGGATTTGTTGCTCTGGAGAGAGGGACTAGGTTTGGGAATGTAGGAAAGACTTAATTTTAGACTGATTATAATTAGTTACATGCATATTTAAACCATCTCCTACATGAAACCTGAAGGAATGACAGCATAGATAGAAATGAGGCTGTGAGTGAAGACAGGAACTTCTCCACCCTGGAGAATAAGGCCTGTGGTCTGATCTTGACCTGCTCAGATTTGGAAAAGGACCTGAGTGTGGCAGTACAAGCAGAGGGTGCTGTGTGATGAGAGGGGCAGGAGATGAACCACAGTTGACtctgggggccaggccagggagagCTGTGTGCTCCTGTGAGAGCCCTGAGAGCCACAGAATGGTAGTACATGTTCCTGGGAATACTCACCTGGTACTCCGTTGACAGCACCAAGATGCCCAGTTCAAAGGGTTGGCCGTCCTCAAAGGAAATAACAGAGGTACTCACTTCttcttcccagttcccaccctgacGGCTGTTCATCACCACATGGTTGTCACAGTACACGCGGAAATGGAAGGCGATGTTTTCGTTGCCTTCAGCTTCAGTGAGGAAATCCACCTGCAGTTCTGGGTTCATGCTGAAGGCAAAGCACGCAGCATGTTGAGCGGGACTCTTCCTCATGGGGGCCCACATTCAACACACacatccaccccctccccaactcctcctgggggagggaaggccttcCTGGGTGACACTGCAGCATGTGTCCCTGTGGGGCTGCTTCCGCTTGtccggcccaggctggggagatgCCTCATCTCTTAGGCCAGGACTCACACTGAGCAGCAGTCACTGGCCTCGGGCTACTTTACTTGCCCTGGAAATTCTGTGTCCCTTGATAATAAACCTCAGCTCCAATGCCTGAGTGACCCCAGCCCCCAGACTTCAACACTTGCCCACAGACATGCACCTGTAGGTTTAATGCCTGGCACCGTATGGGTCTCCAAACGTGCATCTGCATTGTGCTACCATTATGCTCACTACAAACGTCAACCTCAGTCATGCATGAAGTAACCCCCAAATCTCTAATAATCTCACTTCTCCTCCCCATGGGCTATAGATACTCACTTGAAAGGCATGACAAATGTCCCTTTGATTTTCACGAAAGAACCAACAGACAAGgacacatattttgtatatggGACCTGCCATGGGAGACAAGAGTGGTTGAGAGGGGTAAGGCCAGGTATGGTCTCTCATCCTATAACAGTTCCCAGTGACAAAGCAGGTTATACATCAAAGGACATGCTCTCAGGACCCACTTTTTCCCACCTCACCACAGGCAGGTCTCTGTGTCTTTGAAGAAATGATAAGGTTGAAGTTAACAGTAAGAGTGCAAAAGCCAGGTGGCCTGTATTCTAATGCTGATTCTGCCTCATAGGACCAATGAGAACTGAGTTCCATTATCTGACTGCTccctgcctctgttttctcaggACAAGAAGGATTATAAGATTCATATTTCATAGGATGTTCTCAGGAATAACTGAGCTACTAACTGAGTAAAACCTTTAGCATGGTCACTGGCAGGTGTAGGGTCTATACAGGGGTGACTTAGCAGAAGGGGAGGACCCTTTCTCGGATACTACCCTCCCATCAGTTTTTATCTGAAACTGTGAAGATAAGGCTTTAGAatgtaaaagtataaaatataaaaatccacTCCTATATAAGATAGTTGCTTAAAGGGCGAGGGAAATAATGGAAAAGAAGAGTCCAGTATGTGGCATGTATATGCATCAGAATTTTCAAGGGCAATGGTGACCTTTCAGAAATGTGTACAAGTTACTGAGCACAGTCAGTACCTGCACACAGGGCGGGAGACAGGAAAGGAATTAGATAGAATCTACAGGTTGTTCCCTGATATCAACTGTAAGGTTTGTCTGGACTGAGGCTGGTTTTGTTCCTTCCATCTTCAGGTGATCCATTCTCTGAAACCAATTCTCCCAACCACCTTCCCCAGGGAGCCAGGATCTGCTTAacgtttgttgttgttgttgttaggaCAAAGGAAGGCCTGGCAGGAGGAGGAgacctgaggcaggagcaggggtcACTGTGTGCTGATTCAGAGAGGAGCTCCTGTGCCCCACAGTCAGAGTTCACCTTCCCCCAGCCTTCTTGAGAAGAGCTGTCTGAGGACTGACTCATTCTGCTCTCATTCACGCTCAGGGAGGAGTCCTGGGAAACCCACTCTCCCCAAGACCTCCAGTTCTGCCCACCAGGAGCCACAGTGATACACAAGAACAGAACCACAGCTACTTAAACAGTCACTACCATGTATGGGAGAACCCTCACAAGCAGACACAGCTGCACACATGTTCATAGTTCAACACGCAATCATAGTTCATCatacacacacagttacacaAAGACATGGAACTCACCGTCTCACACATACCTCCCAACACTACTACTCATGATGACATGCATAGCTGTTCAACCACTGCCCCAGCTGCACTCACAAACACATACTCAGAGGCATGAAGACAAATGTGCAATCTCACCCCTTTCACCCATGCACATACTCCCTCATCCCAGTCAGCTCTTCACTTCCCACACAAAGTCACAGTGTCTCAATAGAGTTCACCCTCAGTCAGATACCACCAAATGCTGCCAGTAGATATCCTGCcccatcctctctcttccttATGTTCACAACCCCAAGTAAAACATTCCCAATGTTTTCATTTCAGAGAATCTCAGactctttcctccttctctaaTGGGACCTGGGATCATTGAAGGCTGTGCCTTTTCAACTCACCGGTAGACATTCCATTGTTGTGTCTTCTGCTGGGAAGCTCTTCCAAATCGTGTGTAGTTGTGTGTGTGATCTCTGCAAGTGGCAGGTTATAAATGATTTCTGGAAGCCCCGCCCTCTGGCTTCCTTCCAGTTTCTAAGTCTCTTCTAGAAAAATTCCCAGCAGGTCAGAATGTGTGGGGTATCATAAATAGAATCAATCACAACTGTGTCCTTGAAAAGATTGTGTTGTGATTCAATAGAAACTTCAGTGAGGAAATTGTGGGTGAGGAAGGATTAGCAGGAAAAATGCATGAATAAGGGTGATGGAATGAGTGGTTGAGTGGGTTTATAATCCAGCCTATGTGCCTCTCACCAAGTATTTATCCCTCAGAGCAGAACCCACCCAAAAGGTACCCATTTTTCTGACTTGATCAATGGCAAAGAATTGGTGGTCCTGGAGGTGAGGACTCCCTTCCAGGGGTTCTGGGAGATCATAGAAATTGATCCTCAGCAGCCCTGGAGATAGAAAGTCTTTGTGTCATTTCCTTTCCACAGTAGGTCCCTTGACTCTGCTAATGCCAACAGCGTTTTAGCCTTTGTGCTTCACCCTCTTGGTCAACTTCCAACATACATCAATCAAGATTAAACATTTAAGATGAAAAATTCTTTGTAATAATAACACTTGAATAAGTATGATTTAATCATGATGACCAATTCAATAAGTTATAGCACATCCAATTAATGACACATTTTAGAGTCAtttgaaaaagttaaataaaacaataaaaacaagttaAATCAGAAAGTTTTTCAACATTAAGATTTCCgagtggaatgtaatgaacaaaatagaaacagaggcatggatacattgAACAGACTAACACTTACCGGAAGGAgtagatgaaagaaggtgaagggattaaccaaagaacatagtTGCATAAAccttagacacagacaacagtgtggtgatggtgaGAGGAATGGGGGGCCAGGGGTTGGGTTCAGGTGGGCAAAGAGGGGGGCAAGTAGGGACATCTGTGTCAACAtatgtcaacaataaaagtaaagttaaacaatttttttaattaaaagattgCTTCTAGCCACAGGGAACTCATGGAATACTGCCACCATGGGAGCAAGCCCAAGGGAGCCTGCTGGAGAGGTCAGGTGGAGATCAAAGGATCCTTGATCAACTGGCAGACATGTGAGTGAGGCCATCAGGGACTGTCCAACCCTAAAGAAGTCACCAGCTTACTGTACCCGCATGCGAGAGCAGGCAAAACCTACAGAAGAACCGTTCAGCTGATCCCAGCTCAAAATGGCAACCCACAAAATCATGATCTCAAAGACTGATTACCGTTTCTAGCAACTAGACAACAGCAATAGATAAGTAATTCGGAAATATTTACAGAAGAATTTACTGATGGTTAGGGATTTGCTTCAAAAGAAACCAGGGGTGCTctagcccagtggctcagttggtcaaaGCATTGTCCTatacattgaaaagaaaaaaaaaaagtttcggatttggtttgattcccagtccgaGTACATACCTGTGGTTTGGGTTTGATCACCATTCGGGGTACATAGGAgaagcaaccaatctctctctctctctctctctctctctctctctctctctctctctctctctcatctttctctctgcctccctatctctcttcatctctcttccccgctctctaaaaaacaaacgcACAAGCCCTAaacagtttggctcggtggataaagcatccgcctgcagactggagggtaccaggtttgattctggtcaagggcatataccttggttgcaggcacatccccagtagggagtgtccaggaggcaggtgatccaagtttctctctcatcgatatttctggctctctatccctctaccttcctctctgtaaaaaaaattaaataaataaattacatttaaaaaacccCCACCAATACACATATCCTTGGctgagaatgaaaaacaaaagaagccAGGGGTGAGGTGAGTAGAGGTATGGATGAACAGCATGGGTGATATGATGATAGCTGTTAAAACGGATGAGTACTTGAGGGCTTATTGTACTATTGTCTCTACATTTGCTTACGTTTGAAATGGAAATtcccataataaaaaattaaaggaaaagaagggaagaaaaggagatagggaaaaaggaaggaaagaaggaaaattacTCTTCTATTAAAGAAAGGCAGTGAGTTCTGCAATGAGGCAAAGCCAAGTCATAGACAAATTCATTACTGAACAGActcctgacacctgggccaggtcCTTTCCATCCTCCAACATGGTCAGAGGCAGGAAAGTCCCACAGGAGAAGCAGTCCAGGtaggaatattttcttttattacttgagAAAATCCTCATGGCAAGTAGGTCTAAGTCATTAGTAATGGTGAGACCTATGATGAAAAATTATCTTTAAGTTGGGATGTATTGTTGACGTAGTTTGTGGGAAGAAACATTTGTCAGAATGAGACagaatagtaagaagctaggaaaattctttggcaagtggaatggggaaagtg
This is a stretch of genomic DNA from Myotis daubentonii chromosome 15, mMyoDau2.1, whole genome shotgun sequence. It encodes these proteins:
- the LOC132216701 gene encoding galectin-10-like; this encodes MECLPVPYTKYVSLSVGSFVKIKGTFVMPFNMNPELQVDFLTEAEGNENIAFHFRVYCDNHVVMNSRQGGNWEEEVSTSVISFEDGQPFELGILVLSTEYQVTVNGHQCYTFPHRIDPGSVKMIQVWRDVSLTSVTVT